The genome window attaaaaccactgacaagTTAAATGTTCTCTATTAAAACCGTGTTTTAACATCATTAAATGatcttaaatctttaaaaacttGCACTTAAatcttaagtaaaaaaaaatattgtcttctCAAATATAAAGATGCACATATGTAATATCCCAAGGCTCTCCAtcattaagaagaaaaaaaaaggtaaaataattaatgatacatatgtaatattaagaccagtaaaaaaaaataataaattcaaacaTAATTTGGAGGCCAGTAATTTTCTGCATTTCGTATAAAAAATAACCTACGACAACCCtagcagacacacagacatgcaatgCTAAGACGTACCCCTTTGGGAATGAAATAACCTCCCACAATCAGGTCATCCTGAGTGATTCGACCATTTCCAGGAAGAACAGGATAAAGCCTGCAATCAACACACAGAACACATgtagtgatgtacagtatctcCAGAACACAATCATAACACATTTCCCACTGAATGAGTGagaagttgttgtttttttaacctgaGTGTCTCCTTGACGAGTCCTTTAACGAGTGGCAACTGAGGAACATCATCGGCAGTGGGGACTCTTCCACCAAGCTCGCGTGTcacttcctcatagatctgctGTTGCACCATGGGATGCTTAGCTAGGAGGTATGTACTCCACGATAATGTAAAAGACGTCTGGAGTGTGGAAGAGAGGtttgttaaaacaaacaaacaaacaaaaaaaaatttgttagaGCTTATgtctacaatttttatttacattaagactactactaccatttagccgggagggcgaagactatcacgtgtttcctccgaaccgcgtgacgccagccgaccgcatcttttcaaactgcttgctcacgcactaggggcggagtaacacactcggaggaaagcactagccgctccttccgcgtgcacGAGCTCACaggcgcccctgattggctgtagtgccgtgattaatgtgggagcactaagtacctctcatccctcccctctgagagagctcggccaatcagttcTCTCTAGGCCTTCGGCTGTGAGAagtaacagcatcacctggggatcgaaccagcgatctccggatgataggacgagcactttaccactgcgcccgacttgccataattgatggatCCATAAATTCTGCCCTCTACCAGAAGTTGGTGACATTAAATGCACTTATGCAGGAAGACAATGatccgaaacacaccagcaagtccacctctgaatggctcaaaataacaaaattaaggtttttggagtggcctagtcaaagtctggacttaaatctgattaacatgctgtggcatgaccttaaacaggttaAACCCTTCGGTGTGGCTAATTAAAAccatgtgaaagactcattgccaattattataaatgcttgattgcagttgttgccaccAAGGTTGGCAAAACCAGTTAACAGTTTTAgaggcaatcactttttcatatAGTGCCagacaggtttggacagcttttttccattaataaatgaaataattaatgtaaaatggcattttatatttaatcggattataaaatttgtttgctgATCTGAATCCTTTGGGtgtaaaaaatatgcaaaaaacaaaaaactttttcacggcactgtGCAGTACTTGAATTTCTGATTACAAATAAATCTGAACTAGGTTAAAAAGTTATCATATACTAGTTAGGATTGGTAAAACTCTATGATGACAGTGtgcagtttatttaaaactatcaaagcatgaagaagaagaaagaatgaataaaagCATTGTAACATATACaagtcattcattttttttgcatatgtcAGGTTCTTAAGCTGCAGTCAGTACTCTTGTATAGAGAGAGATCCACAACTGTTGCTTATGTATTACAAAATGATTAGTACTTTGGCCTTTTGGCACAGGATTACATGTAATTATTGCTACAGTATTAGATAAGTTTAATGTCACACTTGAACTCAAAAACATCCTTTATAAATGATTAACTCATCCTGTTTGGTTGAGGTCTATTATTAGTTCTTTGTGTAATCTTTTTAACACTACATTCAAACCTATCCAGCTATAATATACAGCCAAGCTAGTTTTCGCTACATGCTAGTCACTTATCTGGTGATGCAAAGCAAAGTCTTAGTGTAATATGTCCTGGGACAGTTTGATAGATTTTGCTACTTTGATGTAAATAAATTGTAGAGAATATGGTAATGCAAAGTAAAACTCAAATATAGGAATTACAATGTTTCCTATATTATTTAGTAAACCAGCTAGCTCATTAAGCTaagtctgtttttgtttgttctggTATATTTCGACACGTTTTGCTACTCAGATTATATAGAACATCATGATGGAAATTAAAACGCAGCTCTTCCTCATGTCACtctgaaacaaacacaagctAGGTTTATAGCAGTTAGCTATCAAGCTAATAAGGACAtctgggatttttttattataagattGCACAAAAATGCATATTCATAGATGTAGTGTTTCACAGGTATTTATATATTGAAACAGTCCGTTACAAACTGAACTCACGGTGTTATTCTTACCGTGTCCACACCAGCCAAGAGCATTTCAGTCATGTTGGCATAAATCTCCTCCAGATTCATCTCTTTAGTGACCAGCATGTGAGTAAGCAGACCTCCTTTCACCTCCTCTCTTTTCTCCACCTTCTGCTTGATCTCCGCCAACTTCCTGTCAATGTGAATCTGACCTGaagaacaaacacacatacaaatctATTAGGTACACAATTGCCAAGCATGTCTTTTTTTAGACCCTTGGTCGCACCCACACCTTCCCAGAATTGCCCTTCCATACTGACTGAATTTAAAGAGTCCATCCCAGGAATGGCAGAATTCCTCCCATGGTTTGGGAATGATGGGTCGTAGCCATTTGGGGATGGCGCCTGCGTACATGGAAGTCTTGAAGGAGCTAAACATGAGATGGAGGGCCTCGATGTATTCTTGGCTCATCTTGGGAATCTCATCTTCCAGGCAGCCCAGGCGGGTCTCGTACAAGATGGTCGCCACACCTACGATAGGgttttgtaaaattaatataaacctcATGTGCAGTTAAATGCAACATGGACAGGAAGCAGGGCCAAACGTATGtgaaacttaattaaaaaaaaaaatcacacactcaccttcCATAGCAAATTTGAAGAACAGATCATTGACGTTGAGGACTGTCAGTCCGTCAGGTTGCTCACTGCGCAATTTACGCACTTTAACCACAAGGTCTGCCACCACTTCATTAACATCGTCTGAGAATATTGCAACATCTCGTGGACGCATGATGAGCTGTCGAAGCACACTGCGCATCTTCAGCCACTCATCAGCCTCGCTAAAAAGAACATGTCGACGTGTCTTAATTATGCTCTATCATCCGTTAAAAAGGTTTACCAGGGTTAAACTAGTGAAATGAATATTAAGTATACACTaaattgccaaaagtatttgctcaccGGCCTTGTATAAACGTAATAAACATCCAattagggtttaatatgatgttggccctgccccttttgcagctataacatcTTTAACTCTTCTGAGGCGTCTTTCCATAAGGTTTAGGAgcgtgtgtttatgggaatttttggccattcttccagaagcgcatttgtgaggtcagacactgaggTTGGAGAAGGCCTGActcgcagtctccgctctaattcatccccaAGGTGTTCTACCAGGCTAAGGTTGAGGTgcagtcaagttctttcacaccaaactcactcatccatgtcATCATGGCCCTTGCTTTGTGCTcagtgtgcagtcatgttggaacagaaactggctgttcccaaattgttcCCACAAAGCTGGGGGCATAAAATTGTTGataaatgtcttggtatgctgaagcattaagagttccagaaaagttatagctgcaaagggttggccatcatattaaaccctctAAATTAAAAATTGTATGTTACTGAAGGTCATATACATCTAAAGGCaggcgagcaaatacttttggcaacaTAGTGTATGTAAAGAGGATTTTTTACAGAATAACCTTAGAGTTTATGATTTTTATTCCTACAATAATATAAGAACCATCTTAAACCCTTTAAACTAAAGCCATGAGACagaataaatgcaaataaaaagcaCTGGGTGGAAACCAACGTGAATGAAAAATCATTCACGTTACCTAAGACAAACTTTAACTATGTGAACTTTTACCTGAAGATTCTTATgcttaaaataaacagacatgaaTAAACAATATCAGCAATGTCACAaacacagaatttaataaattagGCTTTACGCAGAGATGAGGCCAGTGGCGCGTCCCCTCATGTCTCTGTACTCTTTCCATGACTCCATGTTAGCTCTTTGAGGTGCTACACCTTCAGCCCTGAGCACCTGCGCTACCAAATCTCGGTCTGCTATCGACACGACAAGCTGCGGCCCAAAGCGTGACTTAAAGATCTTCCCATACTTCTGACTGTGCTCCATCTGAAAGAACAGGAAAAAGAACGAGATCTATTATATAGTATACGTGAACATATGCCACATCTTAATCAAGGCAGAATTAGTCCCCTTTAAAGTTTAAACTCTTTGATGTAGAGTaaattgaataataatttaaataaataattatcacTGACAGCAAATACATACATTAATAGCATATTTTATCACCAAGACAAGAGGTAGGGCTATGGAATACCGCTACCATGAACTTTAACTTCAAGAAGTAGTACAAATCGAAGTAGCATCCACATAAATGTGAGGACTCGACTTGCCATCTTCCCACTGTGCCTCCTGGTGCAACCAGGCCACCTTTTTCTACTGCATCATCGTCCAGTTCCGATGCTCACATACTCATTGTGGGTGCTTTCTGTGATGAACACGGCTAGGCATGAGCCAGCACTGACCAGCACCACATCAACTTCGAGAATTGACCGTtaacttgctgcctaatatatagGTCACCATCCATTCACCAAGGAACCTCTATAGTCCAACTAGAGAATGTAGAGCCCAATGGTGACTATTGCATTTATTCCACTTTTTACCAGTCAGCATCAACATGTACAttcacacaccatgggcaatttggaagaTTATCTCAGGAATTTGGGGCACAAAGCAGGACATGCCAATCAATCACAGTGTgcgtgcacacatgcacacacacaccaaatcacACCAATTAGaattgccaattagcctaatgagcatgtctttggactgtgggagggaaacAGGATTATCCAGAgaaaccccaccaagcacagggagaacatgcacactccaggaacacagaccctgaggcaagAACAATGTTACTCACCTCAGGTATCAGTGGTTTTAAAGTTATGATTGAAAATATTTGTACAGATTTTcaataataaaactaatgtTTAAGTAAGTTAAAATCTCAGATCTCTGTTATAAAAGACACTGGCTTGTTAAAATCTGGCAGTTATAAGAAAATTGTTGTAATGTTTGGCATGCAAACTTTGGCACCGGTTGTATGCATTTGTAATGCAACGGAAAGTTTATGAAATTTGgtgcaaagcaaaaaaaaacaacacacacacacacacacacacacacacagcaaactctaaaaccatttttaataaatccGAACCTGGATCTCGTGGATGCGGCTGAACCCGTCTCTGTAGAAAAACTCTATGAGGTTTCCGATGACGCCTGGACCCGGCATTTCACGCAGGCTCTTCACCGGACCTGCGTGCTTCATCTCGGCGTCGGTTGCGTCAGCAGCGGCGGCGGTGGTGGAGGTGGCAGCGGCTCGTGCGCGTTCGTCTGGTACAGCGGGGCTGTGCACCGCGCGAGACTGCGGCAACACTCGCGCGCTCGAGTCGTCGCGCAGAGGTTTACGCAGAACGCGAAGAAGAGCGTTCCGGAGAGCCATCGGAGCGGGAAAATAATACAGAGCGGGAAAATAATATAGAGCGGGGTTAAACCGAAGCGCGTCGACggggaaagaaagaagaaagcttCACCAGAGGAACTCTCGAACTTTCTTCCTGACTTGGAGAGTGGAGAGAGGGGGCGTGACggacgggggaaaaaaaaccaagGGAAATCTGTAATCCATAAATATCCATCACACTGTGTAGTAATCCTTCTCCTGGATCACCAAAAAAACTCCTTCACTGCCAAACGCCATTTTTGATCTGATGTTctagtagtggttagcattgtggcctccCACCTCCAGAGcagagggttcgattcccacctctggtctgtgtgcgtggagtttgcatgttctcacccaggtttcctccgggtacttcagtGTCCTCCAACAATCCAAACACAGATAGGTTAGCCctcattggcgttcccaaattgtgtgtgtgccctgggatggattggcaccctgtccagggtgtactccgcctca of Clarias gariepinus isolate MV-2021 ecotype Netherlands chromosome 6, CGAR_prim_01v2, whole genome shotgun sequence contains these proteins:
- the LOC128526166 gene encoding cytochrome P450 27C1, with translation MALRNALLRVLRKPLRDDSSARVLPQSRAVHSPAVPDERARAAATSTTAAAADATDAEMKHAGPVKSLREMPGPGVIGNLIEFFYRDGFSRIHEIQMEHSQKYGKIFKSRFGPQLVVSIADRDLVAQVLRAEGVAPQRANMESWKEYRDMRGRATGLISAEADEWLKMRSVLRQLIMRPRDVAIFSDDVNEVVADLVVKVRKLRSEQPDGLTVLNVNDLFFKFAMEGVATILYETRLGCLEDEIPKMSQEYIEALHLMFSSFKTSMYAGAIPKWLRPIIPKPWEEFCHSWDGLFKFSQIHIDRKLAEIKQKVEKREEVKGGLLTHMLVTKEMNLEEIYANMTEMLLAGVDTTSFTLSWSTYLLAKHPMVQQQIYEEVTRELGGRVPTADDVPQLPLVKGLVKETLRLYPVLPGNGRITQDDLIVGGYFIPKGTQLALCHYSTSMDEEYFPKAEEFRPDRWLRKDTSDRVDNFGSIPFGYGIRSCIGRRIAELEMYLGLTQLLQKFRIEVSPLTGNIRAQTHGLLCPSAPINVRFIDRA